The DNA region ATGTAATCACTGGATAATTTTTCCTTCAGGAGATCAAAATCCATAGCTGTGGCGAATTTATATATACTTCTTCTGTGAAACTCGTTATCTCTCCATGTGGGAGCATATAAAAGTACTTTTTTGTTTTTAGGAATACTTAAATCGTCTTTTAATTTGTTTATATGTTTTTTAGTATTATTGTTAACCAAAATGTCATTTCTAGGATAGCCGTAAGTCCATATTTCTTTATTTGGGGCTAACTCTTTAGAAAATGCAAATGCACTTTTAAATATCTCTGTTGAGAATTCATTTTGGGAGAGAAGGAAATCCCATTTCCTGGAATCTTGATAAATATTACGTTTATAAGTCTCTATATCTTCCTTACCTGCCATAAAAACATTATCCATATCTAATCCCAATTTTTTAAGGGGTGTGCCGTGCCAGGTTTGTATATAATAACATTGTTCCCTTTTCTGGATATGGGGAGGATCTCGTGTATCAAATACCCATATTTTGGCCCTTGCCATGTAATAGTAATATTTTATTCTTGATCTTTTTACTTTTAAAGTGTTTCCTGGAATTTTAGTATTCGTATCTTCCAGTATCCAGATGCATTTCAGTTTTTTATCCAGGCCCTGTTTAACCATTTCCTCATAAATGTGTTTAGGGTTTCCACTGTAATTACGCCCCATGTTACTTTCAAAGATAATTAAATCGTTATTTAGGGGTAATTTCCTGAAAAGAGTGTAACCTGGTAAAATCAGGTACTTTTTAATGATTTTTTTAATACTTAAATTCATAGTTATCACGAATAGTTAAATCAGTTTCTTATCTATAAAAATGGTCTTATAGTAAATATAATATTCTTAAGTTACAATAGAAGTGAACCCTTAAATTTTAGTAAAATAATCATCATTTAAAATGGAAGTGCTATTCTCCACATACTTCTTCATAAAACTGATTCATGGCTGTTTCATTGTATTTAACATAATCAAAAGGTTTACTGCTCATTCCTTCTTCAATGAATTTAATCATAGCTTCAGCTAATGCTTCTGCACTGTTGTCTACTAATTTTCCATAACCTCCTTGAAGAATTTTCCTAGGACCTGCAATATCTGTTGATATCACGTTTTTACCTAAAACCAGTGCTTCTAATATTACAATACCTTGCCCTTCATAATTAGAAGAATGTACCATACAATCACATTTATCTAACAGCCAGTAAGGATTAAATAAATTTCCCGTGAAAATAACATTATATAATATTCCAATATCATCTGCAAAATTAATTAGGCTTTCTTTTAGGGGACCGTCACCAATAATATATAGTTTCACGTTGGTATGAGTTTTTAACACACTGGAAAATGCAGTTAACAATTTTTTATGATCCTTTTCTGGCGAAAGTCTTCCAACGGCTATAAAATTTACATTACTCTTTAAAGGAGCTGCTATTCCGTTTAAATCTACAAAAAAATCATCTTTAACATATTGGGTGAAATAATAGGGAGCACTGTTAACAGTAACGACTTTCCCTGAAGATGATTTTTTAATAATTGTATTATAATCTATTGAATTAGTGACATGGATGAGTTTATCATCTATATCCATACCATATTCTTTAAAGTTCACAGAATTCTCTTGTTTACTGTCTTCTGATACTGTAATCAGCTTATCATAATATTTATAGAGATCAAATGTTACCGAAAGAGATTTAAATCTTAATTCGTATTCTCTGACCATATTGTTGTGTAAATAAATGCATTTTGTCTTTATATCACTCAATGCAAATAATAGTGTTATAATCTTATCATATCCTCCAAAGTCTACAAATATATCGAATCTTGTATTGCCAAGTAATCTTTTAATTTCGCGAATGTAAAGATCTTCAGGAATTTTATCGGTAATATCTTCTGCTATTCCATTTTTCATTATAAAATCGTGATAATAATATTCTCCTCGCAGGAAATTAAATCCATGAGACATATAAATTATATTTGCATTTTTGTTGAGTTTTTTAAGGTTAGTTTTAATATCTTCATAATGCTCGTTATTTTTACTTATTGGATAAACAAGAACTGATACATCATATTTCTCGTAATCAATATTATCTAATAAATTAGAGAAAGAAGATGTTATACCATTAGTTTTGAGTATACCTGGATAAAAAAGAATTTTCTTTTTAAGATTACGTGTATTGTCAGCATATTTTTCTATTTTATTGAATATAGAATCAACAGCTCTTTTACAGGCATTTCCATCATCATTGTAACTAAATCTTTCAATGGCTATTGAATACTTGTTTTTATATTTCTTTGAAATGGATTTTATATCATTTATAGTATCCATTATTTCGTTAGCATTATGGCATAATGGGCCGGGTAACTCTTCTAAAGGGAGATATGAATTAAATTCATCAATACGATCATCTATAAAATATATAATAGGTTTTTTAGTCTTTAAAAAATCAAAAGATATGCTGGAATTTGTTATTAATATATCTACAATAGATAAAAGCTCATTAATGTCAATGTCATCAGGGACTATCAAATCTTTTAATGAACCTGTAACGAATTTAGATAATTTCATGGGTAATTTAACAATAAATTTATATTTCCCATTCAGTTTATCTTTTAAAAATTCAATATTATTTATTAAATATTCTGTATATAATTCAGTATTTAACTTTTCATTTAATTGCGGGACATATAAAATAACTTTATCTAATTTAGAAATGTTTAAAATGTCTTTGAGTCTAGTTTTGTCAGCAGTGTATAAAAAGTCTACTCTAGGATGGCCGGTATCAAGTATACATCCGTTAACTAGAGTATTTATGTCATAAGCTTTTAATAATTTGTCTATACTGTATCTGTTAGGATAGATCAAATAAGATGCATTTAATAAATTTCTCTGAATACTTCCTTGTTTTGATATGTTAAGCTCATTGTCTTTACCTATGGCATTTAATGGTGTATCCGACCAGCAATTAACATAAACCTGGCCTTCTCTTCT from Methanobacterium bryantii includes:
- a CDS encoding CDP-glycerol glycerophosphotransferase family protein; its protein translation is MNLSIKKIIKKYLILPGYTLFRKLPLNNDLIIFESNMGRNYSGNPKHIYEEMVKQGLDKKLKCIWILEDTNTKIPGNTLKVKRSRIKYYYYMARAKIWVFDTRDPPHIQKREQCYYIQTWHGTPLKKLGLDMDNVFMAGKEDIETYKRNIYQDSRKWDFLLSQNEFSTEIFKSAFAFSKELAPNKEIWTYGYPRNDILVNNNTKKHINKLKDDLSIPKNKKVLLYAPTWRDNEFHRRSIYKFATAMDFDLLKEKLSSDYIIIVKYHYLVMEDIDWSNYKDFVYTFGADQDIADLYLVSDMLITDYSSVMFDYSILNRPMFFFMYDLESYRDELRGFYSNVVEEIPGPISKTTEELITDIKGYDPGLYNDKYNAFRHKYNRKDNGKASKRVIDRVLELKNTDKLAAQKRLAEELKIK
- a CDS encoding glycosyltransferase; translated protein: MNISKLTKKIKDFTKFKEYNAFYRRYFSNKNFKKYSDFAKYTKKSFINKMILYESSAGKSIEGNPYALFRYLLNNPDYGSFTHVWSITRLSDNSIINKYKKYKNVKFVKKNSKEHIKYLAKSKYVISDSTLPDYYFRREGQVYVNCWSDTPLNAIGKDNELNISKQGSIQRNLLNASYLIYPNRYSIDKLLKAYDINTLVNGCILDTGHPRVDFLYTADKTRLKDILNISKLDKVILYVPQLNEKLNTELYTEYLINNIEFLKDKLNGKYKFIVKLPMKLSKFVTGSLKDLIVPDDIDINELLSIVDILITNSSISFDFLKTKKPIIYFIDDRIDEFNSYLPLEELPGPLCHNANEIMDTINDIKSISKKYKNKYSIAIERFSYNDDGNACKRAVDSIFNKIEKYADNTRNLKKKILFYPGILKTNGITSSFSNLLDNIDYEKYDVSVLVYPISKNNEHYEDIKTNLKKLNKNANIIYMSHGFNFLRGEYYYHDFIMKNGIAEDITDKIPEDLYIREIKRLLGNTRFDIFVDFGGYDKIITLLFALSDIKTKCIYLHNNMVREYELRFKSLSVTFDLYKYYDKLITVSEDSKQENSVNFKEYGMDIDDKLIHVTNSIDYNTIIKKSSSGKVVTVNSAPYYFTQYVKDDFFVDLNGIAAPLKSNVNFIAVGRLSPEKDHKKLLTAFSSVLKTHTNVKLYIIGDGPLKESLINFADDIGILYNVIFTGNLFNPYWLLDKCDCMVHSSNYEGQGIVILEALVLGKNVISTDIAGPRKILQGGYGKLVDNSAEALAEAMIKFIEEGMSSKPFDYVKYNETAMNQFYEEVCGE